In the genome of Streptomyces fagopyri, the window TTGCCCGACGGCGGCGGGCATCGTCCCTGACGGTTCGGTCCTCACCACGGTGGTGATGGTGCTGACGATCACCGCGGGGACGGCCTGTGTGATGTGGCTCGGAGAGATGATCACAGAACGCGGTGTCGGCAACGGAATGTCGATGCTCATCTTCATCTCCATCGCCTCCACGTTCCCCGGCGCGCTGTGGACTGTCAAAGAGGAGGGCCAGATCGCCGACGGCTGGTTCGGCTTCGGCGTCGTCATTCTCGTCGGGTTCGCGATGGTGGCCCTGGTCGTCTTCGTGGAACAGGCACAGCGCCGCATTCCTGTGCAGTACGCGAAACGGATGATCGGCCGTAAGTCGTACGGCGGAACGGCGACCTACATCCCATTGAAGGTCAACCAGGCCGGTGTGGTCCCGGTCATCTTCGCCTCCTCGCTCCTCTATATCCCCGCGCTGATCGCACAGTTCTCCAACTCGCACGCCGCGTGGGCCACCTGGGTCACCCAGAATTTCGTCCGCGGAAACCATCCGTATTACGTCATCGCGTACTTCCTGCTGATCGTGTTCTTCGCGTTCTTCTATGTGGCGATCACGTTCAACCCGGAGGAAGTGGCCGGGAACATCAAACAGAGCGGCGGGTTCATCCCGGGCCTGCGGGCCGGCCGGCCCACGGCCGAGTACCTGGGTTACGTCCTCAACCGGCTCACCTGGCCGGGCGCCCTGTATCTGGGCCTGATCGCCCTGGTCCCCACCGTGGCGTTCGCGAGCTTCGGCGGCGCCAACCAGCTCACCGGTACGAGCATCCTGATCATCGTGAGCGTGGGCCTGGAGACCGTGAAGCAGATCAGCAGCCAGATCGAGCAGCACAACTACGCGGGCTTCCTGCGGTGACGCCCGCCGCGGACCGCGGGCCAAGGACTCATCCCCCGGTCTCCGCCAGCCGTTCCGTGATCAGCCGGGAGGCGCGCTCCGCCTCGGTCCCGGGGTCGGCCCCGGTCAGGACCTTGGTCATGTAGGACTTGATCGGGTTGTCGGCCTCGACGGCCGCCCACCGGGGCGAGGCGGGGGTCGCCCGGCCGTGCGCGGCGCCCACCGCCATGGCCGCGGCACCCTCCTCGCCGGCCACCGCGCCCGCGAGAGTGGTCTTGTTGGGCACGTAGTTCATCGTCCGGGCCAGCCGGGTCTGCCACTTGGCGCCGACGAGGGCCGAGACGACGGCCGTGGCCGCCCTTCTGTCGTCGGTGTTCTTGGGCACCACGAGGTCGGAGCCGCCGGTGAAGACGGCGCCGGGCTCGGCGGCCGTCCTGCCGGGGACGGGGAAGAACCCGAGTTTCTTCCCGAGCGCCGGGTTCTGCTCCACGACGGCCTGGGCCAGCCCCGGTACGGCCACGATCTGAGCGACCCGACCGCCGGCGAACACCCCGGCCTGCGGCGGGTGTTCCTCGTCGGCGTCGGCGGGTCCGGAGCCGAGCGCCTGGAGCCGCCGGTAGAAGTCCATGGCGCGCAGGGCCGCGGGCGTCCGCAGGGAGCCCCGCCAGCTCCCGGCGGACTCCGTCGCGAGTTCGCCGCCCTCGTCCCAGACGAACCCGGCGAAGGTGTACCAGTCCTGCCCGGCCAGATAGATCCCCTGGTTCCCGGCCGAGTCGAGCCGCCTCGTGTCCTCGATCCACTCGTCGCGGGTCTTCGGCGGCTTCTTGATCCCGGCCTGGTCGAAGAGGTCCTTGCGGTAGATGACGACGCGATTCGCCGCGTACCACGGGACGCCGTACTGGCGGGTGCTGAACCGGCCGGGCTGGGCGAGCCCCGGGAGCCAGTCGTCCATGCCCCAGTCGCGCACCGACTCCAGCGTCAGGTCGCTCAGGCCGCCCCGGTCCACGTACTGCGCCACCTGGGTGTTGCCCACCTCGATGACGTCCGGGCCGTCGCCTCGCTCGCGCTCCAGCGCTCCCTGGACCTTCTGGACGATCCCGGTCCACTGCTGGATGCGGATGTCCAGGGCGATGCCCCGGTGGGTGCGTTCGAAGTCCTCGGTGAACCGCTTGAGGAAATCCTCGGACGCGCTGTCCTTCATCAGCCACACGGTCACGGTGTGACGTCCGCCGCCCTCCCCCGGCAGAGCTCCGCAGGCGGTCAGCAGGGAGGCGGTCACACAGGCGAGGGCGAGCAGACGACGCGTCACGAAGAAGGGTCCTGTTCTGTCTTGCGGACAGCGGAATGGGAACCCGGCGTGGGGGACGAGCGCAGCGCTCGTACGGGTGTTCTGATTTTGGTATGGACCAATCAGACCCGTCAAGGGCGACCGGCCACCGGACCGCGGCCATCTCGCGTACGGCGGCGCCGTGAGGCACCGTGGAATGACGCGTGGCACACCCGCCACGGCGGAGAGGAGCACCCGCATGACCGACCACACGTACCGGGTCACCGAGATCGTCGGCACCTCCCCCGAGGGGATCGACCAGGCCGTCCGCAACGGGATCGCCCGCGCCTCGCAGACCCTGCGCAACCTGGACTGGTTCGAGATCACCCAGGTCAGGGGGCAGATCGTGGACGGCGAGGTCGAGCACTATCAGGTGGGTCTGAAGGTCGGCTTCCGTCTGGAGGACGACGCCTGACGCGACCGGGCGCCGGACGGCCCGGCATGTGGCCCCGACGCGGGGCCACATGCCACGTCCTCGCCGAGCTGCGCGTCGGGCCGCCACGAGAGCGCGGACCGCTCCGGTGCGGTCCGGGCCGTCCCTACTGGGCCGGGCCGGGCCGTCCGGTGCAGGCCGGGCCGTCCGGGCCGGGCCGTCACACACCTGCCAGTGGCACACCGGCCGGTTCGGCACCATGCCACCCGTCCCGCGCTGCCTGCCTCCCTGACCCGCCCGTCTGAGTGCTCTGTCCGCCCGGCTTGGCCTGACCTGCCTGGCCCGCCTGGCCAGGTCCGAGCCCGGCAGGCGGCTCAGGTCGGGGTGCGTCCCGGCCGGACGAGCCGCACCGCGCGGGTCAGGTCCGCCCCTCGCGGCCCTGCGCGTCCTTCAGGGTCGCCGACGCGGTCGCCCAGCGTGCCCGTACGACCGTGAACCCGGCCCGCTCCGCCTCGTCGCAGACGAGTTCGTCGTCGTCCACGAGCACCCGGATCTCACGGTCGCGGGCGAGTCGGCGGAGGGTCTCCGACTTGGTACGGCGGGCGGGCCTGCGGTCGTCGTCGCGCCGCATCCAGACCGGCCCCTCGGGCAGCCCCTGGGCGGCCAGCCACGCGACGGTGTCACGGCGGCAGCGCTCGGGACGGCCGGTCAGGTAGACCACGTCGCACTCGCGCGCGCTCTCCGTGGCCAGGGCCACGCCCTCCGCCAGGGGCGGGTCCTGCGGCGCGGCCGCGAAGAACGCGTCCCAGTCGCGCGGGGTGCGCTCCAGGAACCGCTGCCGGTGCCCGCTGTCCGCGAGGGTACCGTCGAGGTCGAACACGGCGAGCGGTCTGCTGTTCTTCTGCGTCACGCCGACCACCCTAAAGGGCCCGCCCCCGAAGGCCCGCTGCTCCCGGTGCGCCCGGGGACGCGGAACCCCGTGAACGCGTCCGGCGGAGGAACCTCCGAGCACGCCCGCGCTTCCCGGCCCCGACGGACTCACCCCCCGCTCCGACTCCCTTCCCCGAAAGGGGTGTTGGCGCCACCGTACGAGCGCCGTCGCGTCAGGAGGCGTCGGCCAGCCAGGGCCTGACCTGCTTACGGGCCTCGTGCAGACGGGACTTGAGCGTGCCGAGCGGAATACCGACCCGCTCCGCGACCTCGGCGTACTCCAGCTGGCAGATGTCCCGGTAGACCAACGGCGCCACGAGGTGCGGGTGTTCGCGCTCCAGCCGTTCCAGCGCCTCCAGGAGGTCGATGCGGGAGCCGGCGATGACGCTCGTGGTGCGGGGGTCGACGTGTTGCGAGGCGTCGATGACGTCCGGCTGCTCGGCGGCCCGCCGTTTCAGCTCGCGGTACTTCTGGCGGGAGCAGTTGGCGACGACCGTGTACAGCCAGGTGCTGAAGCGGCTGCGGCCCTCGAACCCGTCGATCTTCCGGGC includes:
- the secY gene encoding preprotein translocase subunit SecY, giving the protein MLSAFTKVFRTPDLRKKLLFTLGIIVLYRVGSHVPLPGVSYRNVQTCVDAATKNGGLLGLVNLFSGGALLQITVFALGILPYITSSIILQLLTVVIPRLEALKKEGAAGQGKITQYTRYLTVALAVLQGTGLVATARSGALFPSCPTAAGIVPDGSVLTTVVMVLTITAGTACVMWLGEMITERGVGNGMSMLIFISIASTFPGALWTVKEEGQIADGWFGFGVVILVGFAMVALVVFVEQAQRRIPVQYAKRMIGRKSYGGTATYIPLKVNQAGVVPVIFASSLLYIPALIAQFSNSHAAWATWVTQNFVRGNHPYYVIAYFLLIVFFAFFYVAITFNPEEVAGNIKQSGGFIPGLRAGRPTAEYLGYVLNRLTWPGALYLGLIALVPTVAFASFGGANQLTGTSILIIVSVGLETVKQISSQIEQHNYAGFLR
- a CDS encoding extracellular solute-binding protein — protein: MTRRLLALACVTASLLTACGALPGEGGGRHTVTVWLMKDSASEDFLKRFTEDFERTHRGIALDIRIQQWTGIVQKVQGALERERGDGPDVIEVGNTQVAQYVDRGGLSDLTLESVRDWGMDDWLPGLAQPGRFSTRQYGVPWYAANRVVIYRKDLFDQAGIKKPPKTRDEWIEDTRRLDSAGNQGIYLAGQDWYTFAGFVWDEGGELATESAGSWRGSLRTPAALRAMDFYRRLQALGSGPADADEEHPPQAGVFAGGRVAQIVAVPGLAQAVVEQNPALGKKLGFFPVPGRTAAEPGAVFTGGSDLVVPKNTDDRRAATAVVSALVGAKWQTRLARTMNYVPNKTTLAGAVAGEEGAAAMAVGAAHGRATPASPRWAAVEADNPIKSYMTKVLTGADPGTEAERASRLITERLAETGG
- a CDS encoding dodecin, which codes for MTDHTYRVTEIVGTSPEGIDQAVRNGIARASQTLRNLDWFEITQVRGQIVDGEVEHYQVGLKVGFRLEDDA
- a CDS encoding phosphatase domain-containing protein; amino-acid sequence: MTQKNSRPLAVFDLDGTLADSGHRQRFLERTPRDWDAFFAAAPQDPPLAEGVALATESARECDVVYLTGRPERCRRDTVAWLAAQGLPEGPVWMRRDDDRRPARRTKSETLRRLARDREIRVLVDDDELVCDEAERAGFTVVRARWATASATLKDAQGREGRT
- a CDS encoding RNA polymerase sigma factor, with translation MQDAAGTEELALRAAAGDPGALDLLLQRLGPEVMRRCARFLPCREDAEEAAQDVLLQVARKIDGFEGRSRFSTWLYTVVANCSRQKYRELKRRAAEQPDVIDASQHVDPRTTSVIAGSRIDLLEALERLEREHPHLVAPLVYRDICQLEYAEVAERVGIPLGTLKSRLHEARKQVRPWLADAS